The Anopheles marshallii chromosome X, idAnoMarsDA_429_01, whole genome shotgun sequence genome includes a window with the following:
- the LOC128714022 gene encoding centrosomal protein of 162 kDa: MSAQLNGIGRWSANKAKRHQQPAQPCGDSEESSLDEFLEHELLCWLNEDKPIGEEIATIRPELYGELNHLFGVANDADNRCVEDILAEAERLMLQDPHGTDAEPAVQSPMGWGELLLPEMDPSPNRDALYLQTVSPDCVKVLDVGCRGTYNDTIDSRPQSQTMDTSKPSNLIVPTLDESCATANIPVAKSTPTPACTPRQRRHLDQPPPIKPMEETQQESPRNQCGHNRALKQTANCSSNSPALADRRQVMCDRSTQPSPTPENDEPSDEYASWSKERLLEGKITELQERLKDTEERYQSLKLQYDTLSQVHRTLRENYGAMQEESEKLQFDIQHLTKCADVLRSELQSARCDRDSAIELQKILQSELDESRKEKKKLQDSGEKDTKTIQDLQRQCREMERILMRKNPDSISALIVASKSPTGKPESDGSTSTTCRLLEQRIAQLESDAKKQDAKAQGILADVQARFNSVQAKYETHIADLEMQVLSLQEINSKLNEKIIRQMEELASISSHAAGATAGGLPVVKATSAARFTQTETAEEAPECRGRRREPASVKVRSILVQTDVTGTVDAIVTRQPNAKRAQAQGKEDAHLLATIRGMRVDLAIKEKAVQRLTREVDECKKTIKKLQKKKEPPVLGRCDSGRSPVKVRNKVADSCADSPDSGGPLRDAQSKVKILELDYKALQDKRLQDLKTLQAAHEKELASCHESIRFLQQRLAESEEELLQRKDKQRPNHSNDYYGLKAKRKHTLKRVTPRHGQILARKCWLSAGHSRHCKALVQHMLKDEFHCTKSNVRLRQQSGADNKLQL; this comes from the exons ATGTCCGCGCAATTGAACGGCATCGGACGGTGGTCGGCAAACAAAGCGAAGCGCCACCAACAGCCAGCGCAACCGTGCGGCGACAGTGAGGAATCGTCGCTGGATGAATTTCTCGAACACGAGCTTCTTTGCTGGCTGAACGAGGATAAACCGATCGGCGAGGAGATAGCGACCATCCGACCGGAACTGTACGGTGAGCTAAACCACTTGTTCGGGGTAGCGAACGACGCAGACAACCGGTGCGTGGAGGACATACTGGCTGAGGCGGAGCGATTGATGCTGCAGGATCCGCACGGTACGGACGCGGAACCTGCCGTACAATCGCCGATGGGGTGGGGCGAACTGCTACTGCCCGAGATGGACCCTTCGCCAAACCGTGACGCCCTATACCTGCAAACAGTAAGCCCGGACTGTGTGAAG gTGCTAGATGTTGGTTGTCGTGGTACTTACAATGACACAATCGATAGTAGACCCCAGTCACAAACAATGGACACATCAAAACCATCCAACCTTATCGTACCAACGCTGGACGAAAGTTGTGCGACCGCCAACATACCCGTAGCGAAAAGTACACCAACACCAGCCTGCACGCCCCGGCAGCGACGACACCTCGATCAACCGCCACCTATCAAACCCATGGAGGAAACGCAGCAGGAGTCACCACGCAACCAATGCGGGCATAATCGCGCCCTGAAGCAGACAGCAAACTGCAGCAGTAACTCCCCGGCATTGGCGGATCGCCGGCAGGTTATGTGTGACAGGTCAACGCAACCGTCACCCACGCCTGAGAACGACGAACCAAGCGATGAGTACGCGAGCTGGTCGAAGGAACGGCTACTGGAGGGTAAGATTACCGAGCTGCAGGAACGGCTGAAGGATACCGAGGAACGGTACCAGAGTTTGAAGCTGCAGTACGACACCCTGTCGCAGGTGCATCGGACGTTGCGTGAGAATTATGGTGCGATGCAGGAGGAGAGTGAAAAGCTGCAGTTCGATATACAGCATCTGACCAAGTGTGCCGACGTGTTAAG GTCTGAATTGCAATCCGCCCGCTGTGATCGCGATTCTGCCATTGAGCTGCAGAAAATTTTACAATCCGAGCTGGATGAATCGCgaaaggagaagaagaagcTACAGGACAGCGGGGAAAAGGACACAAAAACGATACAGGACCTGCAGCGACAGTGCCGGGAGATGGAACGCATACTGATGCGTAAAAATCCCGACTCCATCTCAGCCTTAATCG TGGCAAGCAAATCACCCACGGGGAAGCCCGAATCGGACGgttccacctccaccacctgcCGGCTGCTGGAGCAGCGTATCGCTCAGCTAGAGTCGGACGCGAAAAAGCAGGATGCCAAGGCGCAAGGTATATTGGCCGATGTGCAGGCCCGCTTTAACTCGGTGCAGGCAAAGTATGAAACGCATATAGCCGATCTCGAGATGCAGGTGCTCAGCCTGCAGGAGATCAATTCGAAGCTGAACGAAAAGATCATTCGCCAAATGGAGGAGCTTGCCAGCATTAGCAGCCATGCGGCCGGTGCCACCGCCGGTGGTCTGCCGGTGGTGAAAGCCACCAGCGCCGCACGCTTCACGCAAACCGAAACCGCCGAGGAGGCTCCGGAATGTCGGGGCCGGCGGCGCGAACCAGCTAGTGTTAAAGTGCGCTCTATTTTAGTGCAGACGGATGTAACCGGGACGGTGGATGCGATCGTTACGCGGCAGCCCAATGCGAAGCGTGCCCAGGCACAGGGCAAGGAGGACGCCCATCTGCTGGCCACCATTCGCGGCATGCGGGTCGATCTCGCCATCAAGGAAAAGGCAGTCCAGCGGCTAACGCGCGAAGTCGATGAGTGTAAGAAAACGATCAAAAAGTTGCAGAAAAAGAAGGAACCACCGGTGTTGGGGCGGTGTGACAGTGGTCGGTCACCGGTAAAGGTGCGGAACAAGGTGGCGGACAGCTGTGCGGATAGCCCGGACAGTGGTGGACCACTTCGCGATGCCCAGTCCAAGGTAAAAATTCTCGAGCTGGACTACAAAGCGTTGCAGGACAAACGATTGCAAGAT CTGAAAACTTTACAAGCCGCCCACGAAAAAGAGCTAGCATCCTGCCATGAATCGATACGCTTTCTGCAGCAGCGGCTGGCCGAAAGTGAAGAAGAGCTGCTCCAGCGTAAGGATAAGCAACGACCGAACCATAGTAACGATTATTACGGACTGAAGGCAAAG CGAAAGCACACATTGAAACGGGTTACACCACGGCATGGGCAAATCTTGGCCCGGAAATGTTGGCTATCAGCCGGCCATAGTCGACACTGTAAAGCGTTAGTTCAGCATATGCTGAAGGATGAGTTTCACTGTACCAAGTCGAATGTGCGGCTGCGACAGCAGTCCGGTGCTGACAATAAGCTACAATTGTAA
- the LOC128715868 gene encoding myrosinase 1-like: MHYHNGLLAVVLLVLVNLRGNNGYITTGIPQIIEHDRRAISSNLRDALAKKTFFEQISNKSEFQFPDDFLFGAATAAYQIEGAWNADGKGPSVWDTLTHNHPELVVDRATGDRAADSYHRYASDIDALATVGFDYYRFSIAWSRLMPRGDRSSLNAQAVDYYNHLIDELLANGIEPVVTMLHYDVPQYLQDLGGFASPLIVDYFRDYADTLFQTFGDRVKVWITHNEPYDFCVDGYGTGKTAPLVYASGVGEYLCAHHVLLSHGAAYHLYQEHYRQDQRGLIGLTLSGRYYYPASNATAQEVVDRAIEFQIGWFADPLFGEDGNYPAVMIDEIAKNSALEGRTRSRLPTFTSTERTLLRGSADFFAYNYYSSRLVEIDTTEYNPLDMPSWQRDSRIIQSVDPGWSRAKSSWLYVVPEGLRGILNWVRMRYHNPTVLITENGYSDDGQLEDTERVDYYARHLKAVLTAMLEDGCQVAGFTAWSIIDNFEWLRGYSEKFGLFYVNYTDPALARIPKRSANFMARVISSRTIPEE, encoded by the exons ATGCATTATCATAATGGGCTGTTAGCAGTGGTGTTGTTAGTGTTGGTTAATCTCAGGGGCAACAACGGTTACATTACCACCGGTATACCGCAGATAATCGAGCATGATAGGAGAGCAATATCTTCGAATCTTCGGGATGCGCTAGCGAAGAAGACATTCTTCGAACAGATCAGCAATAAAAGCGAGTTCCAGTTTCCGGACGACTTTCTTTTCGGTGCTGCAACGGCAGCTTATCAGATCGAAGGAGCCTGGAATGCGGATGGTAAGGGACCCAGCGTATGGGACACGCTGACACACAACCATCCCGAGCTGGTGGTCGATCGTGCCACCGGTGATCGTGCGGCCGATTCCTACCATCGCTATGCAAGCGACATTGACGCGCTGGCGACTGTTGGCTTTGATTACTATCGCTTTTCGATAGCCTGGTCAAGGCTGATGCCTCGCGGCGATCGTTCGTCGTTAAATGCGCAGGCCGTCGACTACTACAACCATCTGATCGATGAACTGCTGGCGAACGGGATAGAACCGGTAGTGACTATGCTCCACTATGATGTGCCACAGTATTTGCAGGACTTGGGCGGTTTTGCATCTCCACTGATTGTCGATTACTTCCGAGATTACGCGGATACACTGTTCCAAACGTTCGGTGATCGT GTCAAAGTGTGGATAACTCACAATGAACCGTACGATTTTTGCGTTGATGGATACGGTACGGGTAAAACCGCTCCGCTCGTCTATGCTTCCGGTGTTGGTGAATATCTTTGTGCGCATCATGTACTTCTGAGCCATGGTGCCGCCTATCACCTCTACCAGGAACACTACCGCCAGGACCAGCGTGGTTTGATTGGACTAACGCTCAGTGGAAGATATTACTATCCTGCAAGTAATGCCACCGCTCAGGAAGTCGTCGATCGTGCCATTGAGTTTCAG attggttggtttgctgaCCCACTGTTCGGAGAGGATGGTAACTATCCGGCCGTGATGATAGACGAAATTGCCAAGAACAGTGCGCTCGAGGGACGAACTCGTTCCCGTCTGCCAACGTTCACCAGCACCGAACGTACGCTTCTACGTGGAAGTGCGGACTTTTTCGCCTATAACTACTATTCCAGCCGGCTGGTAGAGATTGATACCACCGAATACAATCCGCTGGACATGCCCTCCTGGCAACGGGATTCCCGTATCATTCAGTCTGTGGATCCTGGCTGGAGTCGGGCAAAATCTTCCTGGCTGTATGTAGTTCCGGAGGGTTTACGGGGCATTCTGAATTGGGTTCGCATGCGCTATCATAATCCAACTGTGCTAATAACGGAGAATGGTTACTCCGACGATGGTCAGCTTGAAGATACGGAACGCGTCGATTACTATGCGAGACATCTGAAGGCTGTGCTGACGGCAATGCTCGAGGATGGATGTCAGGTGGCTGGTTTTACCGCCTGGAGCATAATCGATAACTTCGAATGGTTGCGAGGCTACAG TGAAAAATTTGGCCTTTTTTACGTAAACTACACCGATCCTGCTCTCGCGCGGATACCCAAACGGTCCGCCAACTTCATGGCGCGCGTGATCAGCAGTCGTACCATTCCGGAGGAATAA
- the LOC128718582 gene encoding phosphatidylglycerophosphatase and protein-tyrosine phosphatase 1 codes for MFARITFYPSLLYNVMMEKITSRNWYDRIDENVILGALPFRSMAQEMVRKENIKAVVSMNEDYELWAFSNNKARWAKLGVDFLQLETTDIFESPCQEKLWKGVNFMNRFLPENDKMVQLPAAEGSPAETGTIYVHCKAGRTRSATLVGCYLVMKNGWSPEQAVEHMRTCRPHILLRSKQWEALRLFHQTKCPPTTPT; via the exons ATGTTTGCTAGAATCACCTTTTACCCATCACTGCTGTACAATGTGATGATGGAGAAAATCACCAGCCGAAACTGGTACGACCGTATCGATGAGAACGTCATCCTCGGTGCGTTACCGTTCCGATCGATGGCACAGGAAATGGttaggaaggaaaacattaagGCGGTCGTGTCAATGAACGAAGACTACGAACTGTGGGCATTTTCCAACAACAAGGCCCGTTGGGCGAAGTTGGGCGTGGATTTTCTACAACTAGAAACGACCGACATCTTCGAATCACCTTGCCAGGAAAAGCTGTGGAAAGGAGTTAACTTTATGAACCGATTTCTGCCAGAGAATGATAAAATGGTACAGCTTCCGGCTGCTGAAGGATCACCGGCAGAAACAGGCACGATATATGTGCACTGCAAGGCGGGTAGGACGAGAAGTGCGACACTCGTAGGCTGTTACCTGGTTATG aaAAATGGATGGAGTCCAGAACAGGCAGTCGAGCATATGCGTACCTGTCGGCCACACATATTGCTGCGTAGCAAGCAGTGGGAAGCGTTACGGTTATTCCACCAAACGAAATGTCCACCAACGACACCGACGTAA
- the LOC128714033 gene encoding carboxypeptidase B-like produces the protein MNRLLSNHTMVGLLVLLLLQCCTGHTLPEIPAIKEAADQPATRTDATSTTQPVKYDGAQLWRIAYDDQPKKNAVAELQDRYDASMWNYNATSVDIFVRGQQIRKAECFLRAANIPFVVVIEDMQRAIDTENPSLEETELWENRNGHRMTWTAYHRLSDIYDWMDYLAQTYPDLCSTKSIGKSVQGRELKVLRISNGNPSNKAIWMDGGIHAREWISPATVTYIANELVEDWDNQPDHLRNIDWYILPVHNPDGYEHSHQYDRLWRKNRGGLQYGPCAGVDLNRNYGYKWGGQGTSKQPCSEIFCGSGPFSEPETKAVSEFMQSSAADWKAFLTFHSYGQYILYPWGYDRVVPPDHTDLKRVGDAAAEQMLQASGSRYTVGPSGSTLYPAAGGSDDWARGALNIKYAYTVELRDTGRYGFVLPANQIKPTGDEAVQFVDIIAQEVAKL, from the exons ATGAACCGGTTATTGTCAAACCATACaatggttggtttgttggttttgctgcTACTACAGTGCTGCACCGGACACACGCTTCCGGAGATTCCCGCCATTAAGGAGGCTGCTGATCAGCCGGCCACCCGAACCGATGCCACCTCAACAACTCAACCGGTCAAATACGATGGTGCCCAGCTGTGGCGCATCGCTTACGACGATCAACCGAAGAAGAATGCCGTCGCTGAGCTGCAGGATCGATACG ATGCGTCCATGTGGAACTACAATGCCACCTCGGTTGATATCTTTGTACGGGGGCAGCAGATCCGGAAGGCAGAATGTTTCCTCCGGGCGGCTAACATCCCGTTCGTGGTGGTGATCGAGGATATGCAGCGAGCAATCGACACCGAGAACCCATCTTTAGAAGAGACCGAGTTGTGGGAAAACCGGAACG GTCACCGCATGACGTGGACGGCTTATCACAGGCTGTCGGACATCTACGACTGGATGGACTACCTCGCACAAACCTATCCAGATCTTTGCAGCACCAAATCAATCGGTAAAAGTGTGCAGGGCCGGGAATTGAAGGTGCTGCGCATCTCCAACGGTAACCCGTCCAACAAAGCGATCTGGATGGATGGTGGTATACATGCGCGGGAATGGATAAGCCCAGCCACCGTTACGTACATCGCGAACGAGCTGGTGGAGGATTGGGATAATCAGCCGGACCACCTACGCAACATTGACTGGTACATCCTGCCGGTGCACAATCCGGACGGGTACGAGCATTCGCACCAATACGATCGGTTGTGGCGCAAAAATCGGGGCGGGCTCCAGTATGGACCGTGTGCCGGGGTTGATCTTAACCGTAATTACGGCTACAAATGGGGTGGCCAGGGTACGTCCAAACAGCCGTGCTCGGAAATCTTTTGCGGATCGGGTCCATTCTCCGAGCCGGAAACGAAAGCGGTCAGCGAGTTCATGCAGTCGTCGGCGGCGGATTGGAAAGCTTTCCTGACGTTCCACAGCTACGGGCAGTATATCCTGTACCCGTGGGGGTACGATCGGGTTGTCCCACCGGACCATACCGATTTGAAGCGAGTTGGCGATGCGGCCGCTGAG CAAATGCTGCAAGCGAGCGGTTCACGGTACACGGTCGGACCTTCTGGTAGCACACTCTACCCGGCGGCAGGTGGTTCGGATGATTGGGCACGCGGTGCCCTTAACATCAAGTACGCCTACACGGTCGAGTTGCGTGATACCGGTCGGTATGGGTTTGTACTGCCCGCGAACCAAATTAAACCCACCGGCGACGAAGCCGTCCAGTTCGTCGACATTATTGCACAGGAAGTGGCCAAACTGTAA
- the LOC128709899 gene encoding succinate dehydrogenase [ubiquinone] cytochrome b small subunit, mitochondrial, which produces MANCILRGSLSKPAMAFARTLVASQSLPKAPFFTATLLTPVRKPQMFSATVRNFAVSPVRCSSGGSHVTLWNAERALSLALLGVIPVGLMFPSQVGDSLIAVSIVMHQHWGLEAIVTDYVRPILFGTTVPKLAHGLLLVVSAATLGGLFYFNYNDIGIAGVVRKIWSTKAKE; this is translated from the exons ATGGCCAATTGTATTCTGCGTGGTTCACTGTCGAAGCCAG CAATGGCTTTCGCGCGTACTCTCGTGGCCAGCCAATCCCTGCCGAAGGCTCCCTTTTTCACGGCCACCTTGCTGACGCCGGTACGTAAACCGCAGATGTTCTCCGCCACCGTACGTAACTTTGCCGTTTCGCCTGTACGATGTTCGAGCGGTGGCAGTCACGTTACGCTATGGAATGCCGAGCGTGCCTTGTCCCTGGCCCTGCTGGGTGTGATTCCGGTTGGGTTAATGTTCCCATCGCAGGTCGGCGACTCCCTGATCGCCGTGAGCATTGTGATGCATCAGCATTG GGGGTTGGAAGCTATCGTGACGGACTACGTGCGTCCAATTCTGTTCGGAACGACCGTACCGAAGCTTGCCCATGGCCTTTTGCTCGTCGTGTCTGCTGCCACGCTCGGTGGTCTGTTCTATTTCAACTATAACGATATCGGGATTGCAGGCGTCGTCCGTAAAATCTGGTCTACCAAAGCGAAGGAATAG
- the LOC128714232 gene encoding 26S proteasome regulatory subunit 6A-B → MAGNLEDREIWEDSEEALGEEVLRMPTDELVNRTRLMDNEIKIMKSEVVRINHELQTQNEKIKDNTEKIKVNKTLPYLVSNVIELLDVDPQEEEDDGAVVVLDSQRKGKCAVIKTSTRQTYFLPVIGLVDSEKLKPGDLVGVNKDSYLILETLPAEYDARVKAMEVDERPTEQYSDIGGLDKQIQELIEAVVLPMTHKDKFKNLGIHPPKGVLLYGPPGTGKTLLARACAAQTKSTFLKLAGPQLVQMFIGDGAKLVRDAFALAKEKSPAIIFIDELDAIGTKRFDSEKAGDREVQRTMLELLNQLDGFSSTADIKVIAATNRVDILDPALLRSGRLDRKIEFPHPNEEARARIMQIHSRKMNVSPDVNFEELARSTDDFNGAQCKAVCVEAGMIALRRSAVSVIHEDFMDAIMEVQSKKKANLNYFA, encoded by the coding sequence ATGGCAGGAAATTTGGAGGATCGCGAAATCTGGGAAGATTCGGAGGAGGCGCTCGGTGAGGAGGTGCTCCGGATGCCAACCGACGAGCTGGTTAATCGTACCCGGCTGATGGATAACGagatcaaaataatgaaaagcgaagtGGTCCGTATCAATCACGAGCTACAGACGCAGAATGAGAAGATTAAGGATAATACGGAGAAGATAAAGGTGAACAAAACACTACCGTACCTGGTGTCGAACGTGATCGAGCTGCTGGATGTTGATCCgcaggaggaggaagatgacggtgcggtggtggtgctggattCGCAGCGGAAGGGCAAGTGTGCGGTTATCAAAACGTCCACCCGTCAGACGTACTTTCTGCCGGTGATTGGGCTGGTCGATTCGGAGAAGTTGAAACCGGGTGACTTAGTAGGCGTGAACAAAGACTCGTATCTGATATTGGAAACGTTACCGGCCGAGTATGATGCGCGCGTGAAAGCGATGGAGGTGGACGAACGGCCGACGGAACAGTACTCAGACATCGGTGGGCTGGACAAGCAGATACAGGAGCTGATCGAAGCGGTCGTCCTGCCGATGACGCACAAGGACAAGTTCAAGAACCTCGGCATCCATCCGCCGAAGGGTGTGCTGCTGTACGGACCCCCCGGTACAGGGAAAACCCTACTGGCCCGTGCCTGTGCTGCCCAGACCAAATCCACCTTTCTCAAGCTGGCCGGACCGCAGCTGGTACAGATGTTCATCGGTGACGGTGCGAAGCTGGTACGGGATGCGTTTGCACtagcgaaggaaaaatcacccgccatcatcttcatcgacGAGCTGGATGCGATCGGTACGAAGCGTTTCGACTCGGAGAAGGCTGGAGATCGTGAGGTGCAGCGTACCATGCTGGAGCTACTAAACCAGCTCGACGGGTTTAGTTCGACCGCCGACATTAAGGTCATCGCCGCCACAAACCGGGTGGATATACTCGATCCCGCTCTGCTGCGTTCCGGGCGACTCGACCGAAAGATTGAATTTCCCCACCCGAACGAAGAAGCCCGGGCCCGCATCATGCAGATTCATTCCCGCAAGATGAACGTCAGCCCGGACGTCAACTTTGAGGAGCTTGCCCGCTCGACGGACGACTTTAACGGAGCGCAGTGTAAGGCGGTGTGCGTGGAGGCCGGTATGATTGCGCTACGCCGTTCGGCTGTGTCCGTCATTCACGAAGACTTCATGGACGCGATCATGGAGGTGCAGTCGAAAAAGAAGGCCAATCTGAATTACTTTGCCTAA
- the LOC128717906 gene encoding steroid receptor RNA activator 1-like, translated as MSGENYRSPTKSHEPGWNDPPPKLASKRPVTTSDGSDNTPSREGMFDQIQTVFNEYVQRVDDTRRATVQKRFNLMYQQWTDKKLPEVLEKLIYMLATALLDQDVNRANAVHRTIVCDHGSVCTMWAPVLRHPIMELQQRSDQTGHDENSIVQPIQSNED; from the exons ATGAGTGGCGAAAACTATCGTAGCCCTACAAAAT CACACGAGCCAGGTTGGAATGATCCACCTCCAAAGCTGGCCAGCAAACGACCGGTCACTACATCCGATGGCAGTGATAACACACCAAGCCGGGAAGGAATGTTCGACCAAATACAGACCGTTTTTAATGAATATGTCCAGCGTGTGGACGACACACGACGGGCGACCGTGCAAAAGCGTTTCAATCTCATGTATCAACAGTGGACGGACAAAAAGCTGCCGGAAGTATTAGAAAAGCTGATCTACATGTTAGCTACCG cccTGCTGGATCAGGATGTGAATCGTGCTAATGCGGTCCATCGTACCATTGTCTGTGATCATGGAAGTGTATGCACTATGTGGGCTCCGGTATTGCGACACCCGATCATGGAGTTGCAACAACGCAGTGATCAGACTGGACACGATGAGAACTCTATCGTGCAACCAATACAGTCGAACGAAGACTGA